The nucleotide sequence TCTGATTCGCGAATATTGCCCTGCTCTTCCTCACAGATCACCGTTTCCAGGACCTCAACCTTGGAGGTCAAGAGCTCAGGTGAGAGCTCCACCGCCATCACCTCACCAGTTCGGGAGGCATCGACCTCAACCGGGGCCATAACATTGGGTCGCACCGTGGCCATCTGCGGACGAGAACGGGGGCACTCAATGGTTGCCATAATATTACCGCCAAAGGCCGGTCTGGTCTGGAGGAGAACCCCGTCTTCAGAACGAATGGCCAGATCGGTACAGTCCGCCGTCAGGCCAGCGCCCAAGGCAGTCGCCACTTGCGGGATGACCGAACGACCAATGGCGGTCGCGCCAGCCAGCAGGACCTCGGGCTTATATTCGCTAATTAGGTGCTCCAGGACCTTGCCGTAGACATCTTCACGGTACTGCGCCAAGGCCGGGTCATCAGCCAGCAAGACCTTATCCGCACCTGCCGTAATCAGCTCATCCGTCTTATCAGCCAAATCTGCCCCGAGCAAGACCGCTGTCAGAGGCGCCTGCCGCTGATCAGCTAATTGCCTGCCAATGCCCAGGAGCTCAAAGGCCACCGGGGCAATCTTCCCGTGCCTGGCTTCGGCAAAGACCCAGATGCCTGACCAGGCTGAGAGATCGGTCTGTTCCTTTTTCTCTGCCCCTTCAATGCACAGGGCGCCGACCTCGCAACTATCCACGCAGGAGCCGCAGAGGGTACAGGTGCCGCCTACCACGGCAATGCCGTCTTCAACGGTGATGGCACCAAAGGCACAGTTGGCCTCGCAAACGCCGCAGCCAATGCATGCTTCGCTGTTAACAATAAGCATTATAAATATTCCTTGATCTCGTCCACCAATTGCTCAACCTGCTCTTCAACGGATCCTGAAAACATCCTCCGCTCCCCACGCGGTTCAGGAGAAAAGACCTTTGCTACCTGAGTGGGTGAACCAGCCAAACCGATGCACTCCTCCTCTGCGCCGATATCTGCGGCCGACAGCACCTTGATCTCCGCCTTTTTCGCCTTCATTTTTCCCTTTAAGGAAGAAACCCGTGGTTCGTTGATATCCTTGACCACAGTGAGCAAGGCTGGAAGGGGGACTTGCACCACATCATAACCGTCATCCATCATCCGTTCCACCTGAATGGTGCTCTCGCTCACCTCGCGGGTTTTCTGGACGCAGGTGACATAGGGCAAATTCAACTGATATGCCAATCCAGGACCAACCTGAGCTGTATCACCGTCAATGGCCTGTTTTCCACACAGAATCAGATCAGCATTTCCTACCGTCTCAACCGCTTTTGCCAAGGTGTAAGATGTCGCCCAAGTATCAGCCCCGGCAAAGGCCCGGTCAGACACCAAGACCCCTTCATCGGCACCGCAGGCAATAGCCTCCCGCAGGACCTCTTCTGCCTGAGGCGGCCCCATAGACAGGACCGTGACCTTGCCACCGACTTTTTCTTTTACACTGACCCCCTCTTCCAAGGCATGACGATCAAAAGGGTTCATGATCGACTCCACGCTCTCCCTGGACATGGTATTGGTCTTAGGGTCCAGCCGGACATCCTTGGCATCAGGCACCTGTTTTATACAGACGACGATATTCATATCATTTATTTATTGTTCCGGTAAAGAAGCGTAAGGGCACGGCGCGCCGTGCCCTTACGGCTCCGCAAAAACGAGAATCTCAAATTCAGGCGTATTCCCTGTTCAGTTCCTGACCA is from Candidatus Electrothrix sp. GW3-4 and encodes:
- a CDS encoding electron transfer flavoprotein subunit alpha, which translates into the protein MLIVNSEACIGCGVCEANCAFGAITVEDGIAVVGGTCTLCGSCVDSCEVGALCIEGAEKKEQTDLSAWSGIWVFAEARHGKIAPVAFELLGIGRQLADQRQAPLTAVLLGADLADKTDELITAGADKVLLADDPALAQYREDVYGKVLEHLISEYKPEVLLAGATAIGRSVIPQVATALGAGLTADCTDLAIRSEDGVLLQTRPAFGGNIMATIECPRSRPQMATVRPNVMAPVEVDASRTGEVMAVELSPELLTSKVEVLETVICEEEQGNIRESEVLVSGGRGLADEKGFALLRDLAGELNGTVSASRAAVDAGWIGYPCQVGQTGKTVSPKLYIACGISGAVQHTVGMQSAETIVAINRDEKAPIFDLATYGLVGDLFEILPLLTQKIKEQRGHVA
- a CDS encoding electron transfer flavoprotein subunit beta/FixA family protein → MNIVVCIKQVPDAKDVRLDPKTNTMSRESVESIMNPFDRHALEEGVSVKEKVGGKVTVLSMGPPQAEEVLREAIACGADEGVLVSDRAFAGADTWATSYTLAKAVETVGNADLILCGKQAIDGDTAQVGPGLAYQLNLPYVTCVQKTREVSESTIQVERMMDDGYDVVQVPLPALLTVVKDINEPRVSSLKGKMKAKKAEIKVLSAADIGAEEECIGLAGSPTQVAKVFSPEPRGERRMFSGSVEEQVEQLVDEIKEYL